The genomic stretch TCTTCATGTGTATAACACATCTCTTCACGTGTATAACACATGAATGGTGTTGACACACATAAAAGAGAAATGCATATTACACATACAACAGTCGGTTGCAATCAACGGCGCAAGCAGGATGGCAACTTAGGAGGGTTTTCCTTCCTCCgtttcttcctctccctccttctcttcttcctcctctctcttttcttccttctctccttAATCTATGTCCAAAAATTGCAGAGGAAGCTTAGGAGGGGCTCCATGGGCTGCACGCCTGTAGATCGGCCCCTGGTTGCAATACAAGGGCTGCTTCTCTGCCCGGACGACTACTCGGCAATCTCCAGTCGAAAACTATGGAGCTCCAGTCAGGCCACAACCTCGCATATTGTGTCAACACCATTACCGTAGAAGAGAAATTCACATTGTGACTTGTGTGTGTAACACACGACTAGTGTTATGTCGACACACGTAGAAGACAAATGCCTAACACACAGACAGTAACGTGCTGCACAACTTCTCTGCCTGGGCGGCCACTGCTCTCGGCTGGATAGCGAGATAGATTGTGAAAGACTAGTCACTGCAAATTCAATCTATCTTGGGTCATTTCTTTGCGAATCCACCAAGCATTTATGAGATCCTTTGCAAATTAAGCATATGTGCTTGGTTCGGAGATGGGGGTGTGAGAATGCTATGGATGGTGTATTTAACACCGTCAGCCACAGTAGGTGGGCCTCACCTGTCATCTAAAAGTGGACCCCACTTATCCTTCTCTATCCAATATCTGTCCaatatgattctttttttttctcaaggaCCTTGTCCTTCTTCGTTCTCCCTACTTCACCCGTGCTCCACTCCTGCCGTCTGCCACTCCCATTTCTCCTTCCTGTTCTTGCCCCCAAGCCAGGCCatgagggggagggaggggggggtTGTTTTGCGCGCCTCAAGTCCACGACGTCTATGGCCGTGGGAGAACACGCGCCGCCCCCTGACCAGTGACCATGGTGGAGCTGCTCAAGCTCGCTCGGCTGGTTGCGCTGACCCTGCGACGGGGCTCATGCTCACCGAACGACTGCGCTGGCCCTGCGGCGGAGCTTAAGGTCATCCGACTAGCCGCGTTAACCCTGCGGCGGAGCTTACCCAACCCACCGCCAAGTGCTTCCCCGTGCGCTACTCGCCAAGTGCCGCAGCTCGATCACTCGATTGCGTGATAGAGACAACGAACGGGCCGGATGGAATCATCCCGCGAAATATTCCCTTCCAGGATGACTCCTCTCACAtatcctccaaccaaacatccTCCAAATCCTCCAAAATGAGATCGTCATGTTCCATCCCGCACCATCCTTTGAACCAAACACACCAAGGGTGCtccattattttattttatttgcaaACATGTCAGTTTGGCCATATTAGTATAAGATCTCTCGCTTTAATTCTAAATCAACTTAATTTTTGTTGTGCATTTTCCATTTGCATTAGCATTCGCTAGCTAAATTGTGTGCGACATTCCTCTTCAGCTACTGCTGGAACCACACATTTCACACACAATTGCGTACTTTGAGCATCAAGAGATCTCACTTAAATTAGCATAGCAACACAAAATGTACATATTTCCAAAAGGAGAACCCATGATTGTTAAGTCTACAACAAGCTAAAACGGATGGAGAACAGGAATTCTGCAAAACCAATCACTCAGTGCCCACTCAACCCCTAACTCGAAACAACCATAACACACAGAAGAATGAACCCAAAACAAACATATCAATGTCCCTACAGAATCAGCCACCCCGATGACATCGATTCACAACTGAACAATGTTAACTAGATATaacaaattgaataaaaaaTAAGCCTACCGCGAAGGAGGAAGCAGTTCAAGGATGTCAGACTATGAACAAAAGAACTCTAAAGAAACGAATTCTTGTTGGAAGGCAGATGTATGGTATAACTAGAAGGTGCTATTGCTTTCACCTGCAGATATAGAGCTGCCCTCTGACTTCACCATGACCTCTGCCTCCGACTTCACAGCCACTGACCCTTTGCCAATGTCTAGCCCCTGGAGCCGCCCAAGGGAGTCTTGCTGCATCATATCCGAGAGGGAATTGGGGTGGGATAGCATCTGGTGGCTTGGGACACTGGGAGGAGGTTGCTGGAAATGAGGCGGCAGCTGAATATTTCCATGGTGCTGAACTGCGTGTTGCTCCGATAGCTGGAAGAATGAAGGACTGTACGTGATGTGCTGCATTCCCATATTATATGGTTCATTTGACTTCGACATCTCACCCGTTGCTATCTTAAGCCTCTCCACTTCCTGCTTCAGTGCGTCATTTAGAGCTGCAAAGGTACGGGTATTTCCATCAGTAAATAAGAGTCTTTTCAGAATCAGTTCAATGGTTGCAGATTGTTCATACACTACCAGCTAACCATGTGTGAAATGACCCCACATGGTATAGCTTCTGAAACAATGCTTCAGATTTTGCAAAGTCTATGGTCAGCACTAGAACACTTAACCAAAAGAACTTCTATCCCTTGGCTAAGTTATCTGATCTGCCTAATATGAAGCTAGTCTGCTACAATGAGACACCCACTAACATGAACCTATTGTCAAAAAAATATGAGGAAGTTAAGTACTCACCATCACGCAGATGAGCCTGTTGCTCCATGGCCTGCAACCTTATCTTGAGCTCTGCATTTTCTGCAGAAAGTCCAGTTGTGTCTCTCTGCCAGTAAAACACAATAGCGTGAAGGACATCAAGCAATTTAATAGAAAAGACATGGACATAATAAATTGCTAGTCCTGCTCAGAGATTTAGAAAACAGAACCAGTCCAGCAAATATACTGGAAAGTACTGATTCAAAATTTTAAGTTGATCATATAAGATTAACAAAGTAACAAGGTGTCGATTGAATAAGAATCGGATCAATGGGGATTGCCAAAACCACAGTGTTGGTCAACAGGGAAAACAGATTTTTTACTGTCACATACTGAGCATCACCATTCAAATCTCCAATCCTTGAGAAAACCATAAAACAACCACAACTAATATTTTTCCCATATCACTGCATGGCATTAGTCAAAACGCACCATGACCATGAAAACTATCCTAGCATGTGTTGAGTTCCCATGGGAAGTGCATCAGTTCAGAGAAAACCTTATTCTGACTGGTGATTTGTAAAGCAATTGGAATCTGGCtcatacatgctgcaagtatggACCATGGAGTGCAGTTGTTTGCGCAGTATCGATGAAAATTAAATGTCATTACGCACACTGTCATTTTAAACTGGAAATAAATGAACTGAACACAGTGCAGCAGTACATGACACAAACAGAAGGATGAAACATACCTGGAATAGTGTCAGCTGCGCTGAAAGAGTAGTAGCCTCTGTCTGAAGAGTTTGAACCTTCCGTTCTAATTCTGTTATATATCGAGCCTTTCTTTCCTTTGACCGAGCTGCAGATTGTCTGTTTGCTATGATTCTGCACCAAAACAAGCTCAGGAACTCAATTGACACTCATGAAATACAGGCAGCTAATACAATGAGCTGATTAAGATGATTCAAAAGATGACACAGTGAACCGATTTACGTGATAACATAATAAAGTTCGACTAGTGGAATCACATAGTCTGTAAGATAATTTACATAACATAGTAAAGTTCAAACCATTGATATGGACAGATGAAAGTTAACTTGCTAAATTCAAGTGTAATGGGTATGAATACAAAAATCAGTTTGCCTATGCTCCAGTTACTTAATAGAACCTTCTCTTTGTACATTCTTCTGTCTATCGTCCTAAATTTCAACGGAAAAATTGCAGAGACAAAATACAATTGAGAGCAGCTGCAGACCTAGGAAATGAATCAAAAGACGGTTGCTCCTCAGCAGCAAGCCAAACATTATTAAATTTCCAAACAACACCACAATAGTTTGGTTTCAACAAGTTTCAAGGGGCACATGCTCGAAAGAAAATCGATCAAGCAGCTGTGGTGAACCTAATGAATTAAGCTAAAGTAGCTACCATATGATAATGTTTCATAACACAAATGAATATCTACATTATCATTGTTATTATCACTTATAGTTAAGTTCACCTGATAATACATAATATATCATTGAGGAAATATTACAAAAGTCAATGCATGGCTGCAACCAAGGGCGATGGTACCAACCAGCACAAGAGTAACCCTAAATTATAAATCCAGGTATTACACAGCTTCCTTGTAGTGCAAATTTTTGGGGAAATACTAATGTGCAATGCAGTTAActgaaacaggaaaaaaaaattgaactcaTGATTTTTGAATTATAAGATGCATCAATACAGTACCAACATTCACCCCATCTTCATTTAACATCTTGGAGGGTCTTAGGCATGAAATAATAGAAATGCCTTGCGGAAACAATACCATAAAACGCTGCATTCCTATTTAATATCCGACAATTTTCCACCATTTCCCACCTCTGTactaatttaaaattttattcaaCAGACAACAACATAAAGCAGCCTTCAGGACTGAGATAGAAATATACCTAATAAATGCATTGCTATTGACGATGTTTATGCAAGAACTGCCCTATGCTATCTTCCTTGTATCAATGTTTAACAATACAGAAGCGTAATTGGGAGCGAATTTCAGGCTGAGGTTAAAAAAGTTCCCTTGTCTGTCCCAAGCCAAAGCATAGGTCTAAGGCCCGGCCCAGGTCGTTGGTCGTCTCACATGGGCTACGGTGCCACTATGTAAGGGTGGGGCAGGGGTTAGGGGGTTTTCTCGACCTGCGTGAGAAGATCTTCttcttagcaaaatgcccgggggctgtcttaccccccgcaggtcaagtttttttttaattgataAATATTACAAAAGTCAATGAGAAGAGCAAACATGGAAAATAATTGCATGAAATGTCACAAGTAAAACACTATATCATAAATTTAGGAATCGTATAGCTTGGCCTTAGTACAAAGCTTTGAGAAACAAAATATAACCATATCTGATGTAACTTTAAATACACCAAGGAGGGAAACAGATAGGTTCTAACATACAATTTTGAGCTAGAATAACCAATTTACAAGTAAGCCATTTTAAGTTATTGAACCATCTTGGAGGACCTTGGTAATGCATAACGGTGTGGAAAAATGTCATAAAGCAAATCGATGCCGTATCCCGCCTCTTTTGACCCCCACCATCTATTTATGTGTAAGAATAAATGACTCGATGCAGCTTTAGGGACCAACACGATAACCAAACTAAACAAAACGACACTTCAATAACTTTTATTTAAAACCATCTTGGAGGATCTACGGTGTGTCCAGCAAAGAGAAAATGCCACAAAAGCAATTCAAATGGATGCAGTATCCCGCCTCTTTTGACCTCCGCCTTCTGCTTATTTAAGTAAACGACACAATGCACCTTTACAGGCAAAGTGCTAActtgcaaaacaaaaaaaatagcatTTCAATACTCTTGTGGGTGCTTGCTTTCACTTGgaaagaaaccttcgcaagcgaCAACAGGTGAAGTAGCTGTACCCAATTCAGTTGGTCAGCTTACTGCAACCCTATCCTATAAGCTGCCTTTCACTATCCATGATGATTCCAGACCACAAGTCCCCACGAGTTGGCAAGACCCACAGTTGGCAATCTTCCCTTTTTCTGTATCGGTACACAATTTAGAAGTCCTTAAACCCCAATCCACCAGTAGATCACAAAAAGTAGGAACCATCTCATCTGCAATCCTACCTACCAACCAACTACAAAGCAGAGTCCTAGCTATTAGTTCTCCGAATGCGAGGATGTTGGAAATGGAAGAAAAGGCGTCACCTTTTGGCGCGCTTGGGGTCGatggcggcgagctcggccaGCTGCTCGGAGGACATGGCCTTCTTGGCCTCCATGACCTCGCCGAACACCCCTCCGGCGCCGTCCTGCTGGCCCCCCGTCCCTCCGGCGGCGGGCCCCATCCCGAAGCCGTCGAAGGAGGCGCTGTGGCGGTGCTtggcggggcgcggcggcgaggaggtctCGGCGGCGCGGTCGCGGTCGGCTCCGGCGATCTTGTCCATGTCCATGAAGGTGGAGAAGAGGTCGTCCTCGGAGCCGATCTCGTCGAAGCctgcgcccccgccggcgcccaggTCGTCCGGGAAGCGGAAGGCCACCTCAGATCTGGCGCGGCGGTGCTGGCCCAcgcgcggcgggggcaggcCGCCGCccggctgaggcggcggcggcgccccgcccGGGACGGGCGGGAGCGGGCAAGGCAAATTGAGGTTGGGGCTCCGCCCCGGCGAGCGCTGCGGCGGGTCGCCGGGCTTGGGCGGCATCGCCATTGCGACGGGCAGGTGTGTCTGTGTCTGCTGCTGTCTCTGGTCTGGTCGGCTGCGCGTTCGGGGCTCGGGGAGCGTACGCGGCTACTGCGCTA from Setaria italica strain Yugu1 chromosome II, Setaria_italica_v2.0, whole genome shotgun sequence encodes the following:
- the LOC101783447 gene encoding transcription factor RF2b; this translates as MAMPPKPGDPPQRSPGRSPNLNLPCPLPPVPGGAPPPPQPGGGLPPPRVGQHRRARSEVAFRFPDDLGAGGGAGFDEIGSEDDLFSTFMDMDKIAGADRDRAAETSSPPRPAKHRHSASFDGFGMGPAAGGTGGQQDGAGGVFGEVMEAKKAMSSEQLAELAAIDPKRAKRIIANRQSAARSKERKARYITELERKVQTLQTEATTLSAQLTLFQRDTTGLSAENAELKIRLQAMEQQAHLRDALNDALKQEVERLKIATGEMSKSNEPYNMGMQHITYSPSFFQLSEQHAVQHHGNIQLPPHFQQPPPSVPSHQMLSHPNSLSDMMQQDSLGRLQGLDIGKGSVAVKSEAEVMVKSEGSSISAGESNSTF